In Methanolobus chelungpuianus, a genomic segment contains:
- a CDS encoding ATP-dependent DNA ligase, which yields MTSFREFAQACKVIEATPGSLEMTSQVAELLKKVSPEELPIVTHFVMGEVFPAWSSQEVGVGAGILYAALARSSGLSVGDIENLVKETGDIGRTAVKALARKSKGQATFSSFLEEAPELSLHEVFERFQAISRSSGKGSQTSKIKNLQYLFNCSGSEEVGYIARLAVEDLRIGVGEGIVRDAIASAFNVPVVSVERAFMLTNDMGLVASTAREGGTEAVEGLGLQLNRPIRMMLAQIAPTIESAIAEVGEAAIEWKFDGARVQIHKDGDRVTLYSRKLEDISSSLPDIAASIRKYVHADSAILDGEAVALDERGHPRAFQDILRRLRRKYEVDSTAKEIPLSINIFDIMYLNGEDLIDLPLIRRREMLENCVENGDSISVDRQVLTSNYEEISVIYTEALKAGHEGIMIKNPQSPYSPGKRGKNWLKKKPVMETLDLVVIGAEWGYGKRTSFMGSFALACHDPRTGRFLPVGKVATGFSDEQLAELTAIFSDLIVMESGIRIELKPQVIFEVAFEEIQKSTNYESGYALRFPRLVNVRDDKSLEDVETLGRLEEMYRLQRERGIGPDTA from the coding sequence ATGACAAGCTTCAGGGAATTTGCACAGGCCTGTAAGGTGATAGAGGCGACCCCGGGCTCCCTGGAGATGACCTCACAGGTTGCAGAACTGCTGAAAAAGGTAAGCCCTGAGGAACTTCCAATTGTCACTCACTTTGTCATGGGTGAAGTGTTCCCTGCATGGAGCTCCCAGGAAGTGGGCGTAGGCGCAGGCATCCTGTATGCCGCGCTTGCCAGGTCTTCCGGGCTTTCGGTTGGTGATATCGAGAACCTTGTTAAGGAAACGGGAGATATTGGCAGGACCGCAGTGAAAGCACTGGCACGGAAATCAAAGGGCCAGGCAACGTTCTCATCATTCCTCGAGGAAGCCCCTGAGCTTTCCCTCCATGAGGTCTTTGAGCGTTTCCAGGCCATTTCCAGATCGTCCGGTAAGGGTTCCCAGACATCCAAAATCAAGAACCTGCAGTATCTTTTCAACTGCTCAGGCTCCGAAGAGGTCGGGTATATCGCCAGGCTTGCCGTGGAGGACCTCAGGATAGGGGTCGGTGAAGGTATTGTGCGCGATGCCATAGCCTCTGCGTTCAATGTTCCGGTGGTTTCCGTGGAGCGCGCCTTCATGCTCACCAATGACATGGGACTTGTAGCTTCCACAGCCCGGGAGGGAGGGACCGAAGCTGTGGAGGGACTTGGTCTTCAGCTGAACCGCCCTATCAGGATGATGCTTGCGCAGATCGCTCCCACCATCGAGTCAGCTATTGCGGAAGTAGGCGAAGCGGCCATCGAGTGGAAGTTCGACGGTGCAAGGGTCCAGATCCATAAGGATGGCGACAGGGTGACCCTGTACTCCCGCAAGCTTGAGGACATCAGCAGTTCCCTGCCTGATATTGCTGCATCTATCAGGAAATATGTTCATGCGGACTCGGCCATTCTTGACGGGGAGGCGGTTGCCCTGGATGAAAGGGGCCATCCCCGTGCCTTCCAGGACATACTCAGGCGCCTGAGGCGAAAATACGAGGTTGACTCCACTGCAAAGGAAATCCCTTTATCGATCAACATCTTTGATATAATGTACCTCAATGGGGAGGATCTGATAGATCTGCCTTTGATAAGGAGAAGGGAAATGCTTGAAAACTGTGTGGAGAACGGCGATTCCATTAGTGTGGACAGGCAAGTGCTTACCAGTAATTATGAGGAGATCAGTGTGATCTATACTGAGGCTCTCAAGGCAGGTCATGAGGGTATCATGATCAAGAATCCCCAGTCCCCTTACTCTCCCGGGAAGCGGGGTAAGAACTGGCTCAAAAAGAAACCTGTCATGGAGACCCTGGATCTGGTTGTAATAGGTGCCGAATGGGGTTATGGGAAGCGTACAAGCTTCATGGGGTCTTTCGCCCTCGCCTGCCATGATCCCAGGACGGGACGCTTCCTGCCGGTGGGAAAGGTGGCTACCGGATTCTCGGACGAGCAGCTGGCTGAACTCACGGCCATCTTCTCGGATCTCATAGTAATGGAATCGGGTATCAGGATAGAGCTCAAACCCCAGGTCATCTTTGAAGTTGCCTTCGAGGAGATACAGAAGAGCACCAATTACGAATCCGGTTATGCTCTCCGCTTCCCCCGGCTTGTGAATGTGCGGGACGACAAGTCCCTGGAGGATGTTGAGACCCTGGGCAGGCTTGAAGAGATGTACCGCCTGCAAAGGGAAAGGGGAATCGGCCCCGATACTGCATAA
- a CDS encoding homoserine dehydrogenase codes for MKTIRASIIGFGAVGQGVAKVLLDKRDYLRGIGIDMKVIAIADSRTAVVDAQGVDLASALSRKKETGAVGSDTISGTEIIRTVDHELVIETTPTNIETGGVGLVNMMAAFERGMDVVTSNKGPLALKYGEVMAAAKSSGSYCRFEATVGGAMPVINLACDVLAGNRMISMEGIFNGTCNYILSRMMEEQAPYEQMLAEAQELGIAEKDPSYDVEGIDTASKLVIVANSIFGMNVSYKDVTVTGITRITPEALSLANADGFAIKLIGEVNDSRINVAPKLVPLSHPLAVGGTLNVFSVQTDLAGPITITGRGAGSIETASAILSDIISIYRN; via the coding sequence ATGAAAACGATACGTGCATCAATAATAGGTTTCGGGGCTGTGGGTCAGGGTGTTGCAAAGGTGCTTCTTGACAAGCGTGACTACCTGCGCGGCATCGGCATAGATATGAAAGTGATCGCCATAGCGGATTCGAGGACAGCGGTCGTTGACGCTCAGGGTGTGGACCTTGCATCTGCACTGTCCAGGAAAAAAGAAACAGGCGCAGTGGGGAGCGATACCATTTCCGGTACTGAGATAATAAGGACCGTGGACCATGAGCTGGTGATAGAGACCACCCCTACGAACATCGAGACAGGTGGCGTGGGACTTGTCAATATGATGGCCGCCTTTGAGAGAGGTATGGATGTCGTGACGTCCAACAAGGGCCCCCTTGCTCTCAAATATGGTGAGGTGATGGCGGCAGCTAAGAGCTCAGGATCTTACTGCAGGTTCGAAGCCACCGTGGGCGGTGCGATGCCTGTCATCAACCTTGCATGTGATGTGCTTGCAGGTAACAGAATGATCAGTATGGAAGGCATTTTCAATGGAACCTGCAACTATATCCTCAGCCGCATGATGGAGGAACAAGCCCCTTACGAGCAGATGCTGGCCGAGGCACAGGAACTCGGGATAGCTGAAAAGGATCCTTCATATGATGTTGAAGGTATTGACACAGCATCCAAGCTTGTGATAGTCGCCAATTCCATCTTCGGCATGAACGTTTCTTATAAAGATGTAACAGTGACCGGTATCACCAGGATAACTCCCGAGGCGCTCTCACTTGCGAACGCCGACGGCTTTGCCATCAAGCTCATAGGCGAGGTTAACGACAGCAGGATCAACGTCGCACCCAAACTGGTGCCGCTGAGCCATCCACTTGCAGTGGGAGGCACACTTAATGTGTTCTCAGTACAGACCGATCTCGCAGGTCCCATAACCATCACAGGAAGGGGCGCAGGCTCAATAGAGACAGCCAGTGCCATCCTGAGCGATATCATCAGCATCTACAGGAACTAA
- a CDS encoding phosphatase PAP2 family protein, with translation MDILTAVALMTVMAPVVVLLSIIAYFTLMPEEYRLGIRLRDRGTSMNVVSEMLPYLVLVSLVYIFAKSQETITAALGITPTLRLAEIILLLEGSTVSAFQTIASPALTYFSAFIYLFGFSFLLIFTFVALICSGKVSALQEYAIAITVAYVVAFPFQVLAPVKVTGYTLPNVVPLLYQLSPVILEGLRSVDPYFDNCFPSLHAALSIIAMLLVVLRTDLRKYKIVAVLLTIAIQFTIFYLGIHWITDFFGGLLLAAISYAIAVRYRDRIVRTIKAVRNTAHPSSE, from the coding sequence GTGGATATACTGACAGCTGTTGCCCTGATGACTGTAATGGCTCCTGTAGTCGTTCTATTGAGCATCATAGCTTATTTCACGCTGATGCCAGAGGAGTACAGGCTGGGTATAAGACTACGTGATCGTGGAACGTCTATGAATGTCGTTTCCGAGATGCTTCCTTATCTCGTACTGGTCTCTCTTGTATACATATTTGCCAAGTCCCAGGAGACCATCACAGCTGCCCTCGGGATAACTCCCACTCTGAGGTTAGCTGAGATTATTCTTTTACTGGAAGGCAGCACTGTTAGTGCATTCCAGACCATAGCAAGTCCTGCACTGACATATTTCAGTGCCTTCATCTACCTGTTCGGTTTCTCGTTCCTGCTAATCTTCACTTTCGTGGCTCTTATATGCAGCGGTAAGGTATCTGCACTGCAGGAATATGCAATTGCCATAACGGTGGCTTATGTAGTTGCTTTCCCTTTCCAGGTACTGGCTCCGGTAAAGGTCACGGGTTATACACTTCCCAATGTGGTTCCCCTGCTTTATCAGTTGAGCCCTGTGATACTGGAAGGCTTAAGGAGCGTTGACCCGTATTTCGACAATTGCTTCCCGAGCCTGCACGCTGCGCTTTCCATCATAGCGATGCTGCTCGTTGTGCTGAGGACGGACCTGAGGAAATATAAAATAGTTGCTGTCCTGCTGACAATTGCCATACAGTTCACTATCTTCTACCTGGGCATACACTGGATAACGGATTTCTTTGGAGGGCTGCTGCTGGCAGCCATAAGTTATGCTATTGCAGTCAGGTACAGGGACAGGATAGTAAGGACGATAAAAGCGGTCAGGAATACAGCACATCCTTCTTCGGAGTGA
- a CDS encoding amino acid-binding protein, whose product MRVSMDLELKDIPGQLVLALKPVSEFKGNLISVVHHHEKRTPRGKIPVQLVFEIKSDHLDNIISLLEESGISVVSVDEKRYLEHGAVILIGHIVHTDIKDTIDKIDNTGYAEVVDLNLAMPRINRPSSASLKIDAVSKQHMSAAIELLKSIAKEKDLLVIEPIGVN is encoded by the coding sequence ATGCGAGTTTCTATGGACCTTGAACTGAAAGACATCCCGGGGCAATTAGTCCTTGCACTGAAGCCCGTTTCTGAATTTAAGGGCAATCTCATATCTGTCGTGCATCATCATGAGAAGAGGACGCCCCGCGGCAAGATCCCTGTGCAGCTTGTGTTCGAGATCAAGTCCGATCACCTTGACAACATAATCTCCCTCCTGGAGGAAAGCGGGATCAGCGTGGTGAGCGTAGACGAGAAGAGATATCTTGAGCACGGTGCAGTGATACTTATAGGCCACATAGTACACACTGACATCAAGGATACCATTGATAAGATCGATAATACAGGGTATGCGGAAGTTGTTGACCTGAATCTGGCGATGCCGCGTATAAACAGGCCTTCCTCAGCCTCCCTGAAGATCGATGCTGTGAGCAAACAGCATATGAGCGCTGCGATAGAATTGCTGAAATCCATTGCAAAGGAGAAGGATCTGCTGGTCATAGAGCCTATAGGTGTCAACTGA